In Capra hircus breed San Clemente chromosome 5, ASM170441v1, whole genome shotgun sequence, the DNA window GGAAGGGGCCTTGGGTGGCCTGGAGGCGGCACGGCAGTAGTCCAAGCCTTCCCTTCCCAAGCTCCCAGCACAGGCACCCCAGCCCCTGTCCAGTGGCCCAGGCCCAGGCTACCGGGGGTGAAGGGTCGGGCCAggctcccttcctcctccacagGGAGGCAGCCCATTGCCTCTGGAGAGACTGGAGCCTCACGGGTAGCCAGCAGCACCCCCGGTGGCACAGGAGACACGGCCCCAAGTGCAGGAGGGAAAGAAGCCCGGTCCCCGATGGGGTTGACCGGCCGGTTCGGCTCTGCAGGCAGTCGGAAGCCAGAGCTGCGGCGCAGGACCGAAGAGGTTAACGCGCATCTGCCTCCGAATGTTAATATGTCTAGGTGATGTCAGTGGGAGccggggaaggagggaggggagagcggTGGGGATCGCAGGCGGCGGAGGCTGCCGGGCAGCCCGAGGAAGACCCCCCTTCCGGACTGCGGGGCTCCGGGAGCCCGGGCTTGGGACCCGCACGGGAGCCTGCGGCAGCCTGCGTGGGCGGACGAGCGAGCTAGCACCCGCGGCGCCGGCGGGATGGACCTGGAAGCCTCGCTGCTGCCCACCGGCCCCAATGCCAGCAACACCTCGGAGAGCCCGGATAACCTCACCTCGGCCGGTGAGACGCGCTGGAGGGCGGGCCTCCCGCCGAGGGTGGGAAACGGGAAGGTTTCACCTCTGAGCTAAACTGCTTGCGAAACTTTATGCCAGTTCTTGGGAATGAGATGGGCAGTCTGCCCTCCCGGAGGGCcaggggagaaggggactacGGGGAAGAAGGGGCCGAGGCAGAGGCATGCTAGGAAGTGGTCTCGGATGTTGCCAGCTGcgagggaggcaggggagggctGCTGAGGAGTTCCAAAAATGCTTTGCCGGAAAAATTCCAGgctagaaaagcaagagaaactgGAGGGCTTTATGTAGGGAGATGGCTGGAAGCTCACTCATTCACCCATCcccttgatttttttcacttgaacTACGTGATCTGGTGGGGTCTGAAACATCCTTACTGCCTCCTCCACGAAAGAGGCGTGGGAAGCAATAATTCCCAGAGAGGCGAGGGGATTAACTTTGCTGGTGAAAGAGGCTTCCTGACATTTCCAGCGCTGAGATGCCCTGGGATTCTAGCTTTgaaggggaagagaaggaagaaaacagaggaaaggtTTGCATGGAGAAAATTGTCGGGTGGCTGGGCTGCAGCACACAGTTCAGTCTAGTCACTCAGAAAGCCCAGGTTCAGAAGCTGGGAcccaggagaggggagggctGTGGGCCTGATGGCCAAAAGCCTCCACGAGACAGTCACCCACAGAGATCCCCAGCAATCAACGCACGGCTTCCAACCAGCGACTCCTAAAATGAAATGAGCAGGGCTGCAAATAGGAAACGAAGAAACACACCCTCGCGCCCACACATGCACAGACGTTCCTGTCCTGCTGGCTATTTCGATAATGTTTCCTGGTGGAGCCCCGAGGCCCACAGAACCGTTCTCTGCAGACAGCTGTGGTTCTTGACGCTGCGCCTTCTGAGAAAAAGCAGGAGGCAAAGGGACTGGTCCTTTAATGAACAGGtggtgcaggagactctggtggAATTGAGCAGGGAGCCGGTGCAGGAGGGCCCGGGGTTACGTTTAGCAGCCGTGTGGGCAGGGAGGATGGCAGGGAAGATTCCAGATGAAAGATGGGCCCTGAGCTGAAATGGCAGGTGGATGGAGAGGTGGGCAGGCGCATGGCTGGAGGCTGAGCATGCCAGTAGGAGTTCAGCCCTCGGAGAGCAGAGTCCATGTCAAATGGTCGACCCTTGCTCCTTCTGTCCCCAGGGCTGCCTCCTCGCACAGGGAGCATCGCCTACATCAACATCATCATGCCTTCGGTGTTTGGCACCATTTGCCTCCTGGGCATTGTCGGGAACTCCACGGTCATCTTCGCGGTGGTGAAGAAGTCCAAGCTGCACTGGTTCAGCAATGTCCCCGACATCTTCATCATCAACCTCTCGGTGGTggacctcctcttcctcctgggcATGCCCTTCATGATCCACCAGCTCATGGGCAATGGAGTCTGGCACTTTGGCGAGACCATGTGCACCCTCATCACGGCCATGGACGCCAACAGTCAGTTCACCAGCACCTACATCCTGACCGCCATGGCCATTGACCGCTACCTGGCCACCGTCCACCCCATCTCCTCTACCAAGTTCCGGAAGCCCTCTGTGGCCACCCTGGTGATCTGCCTCCTGTGGGCCCTGTCCTTCATCAGTATCACCCCCGTGTGGCTCTATGCCAGGCTGATCCCCTTCCCGGGGGGCACCGTGGGCTGCGGCATCCGCCTGCCCAATCCAGACACTGACCTCTACTGGTTCACCCTGTACCAGTTTTTCCTGGCCTTTGCCCTGCCCTTCGTGGTCATCACGGCCGCCTACGTGAGGATCCTGCAGCGCATGACGTCCTCCGTGGCACCCGCCTCTCAACGCAGCATCCGGCTGCGGACAAAGAGGGTGACCCGCACGGCCATCGCCATCTGCCTGGTCTTCTTCGTGTGCTGGGCGCCCTACTACGTGCTTCAGCTGACCCAGCTGTCTCTCAGCCGCCCGACGCTCACCTTTGTCTACCTGTACAATGCGGCCATCAGCTTGGGCTATGCCAACAGCTGCCTCAATCCCTTTGTGTACATCGTGCTCTGTGAGACGTTCCGGAAACGCCTGGTCCTGTCGGTGAAGCCAGCGGCCCAGGGGCAGCTCCGCGCCGTCAGCAACGCCCAGACAGCTGATGAGGAGAGGACAGAAAGCAAGGGCGCCTGACACTTCCCCCTGCCACCCTGGGCACCTCCACGTCAGGACTCCACAGCAGACCATGGGGAGAGACGCTGAGAGCAACCCAAGACCGCTCTGGGAGGTTGTGGGGAGACGGGGTGGTAAGCGGTGGTCACAGACCACTGGGGAGGCTTGGAGCCGGGTTTGGGGGCTCCAAGCATTAGAAATCTCCTTCCTAGAGCTGGATGGACCTTCAGGTTGAACAGACACTGAGCAGGAAGACTGGTTTAAATGTTCACTGAGCCCTACACCTGCTAGCTCTCAAATGTCTTTTTCCCAAGAGGAGAATTAGAAGGCTTCTGGCcaaatttgtttaaaatcaggCAGGGCTCGTGTGTGCGCAGCAGTACGGCAGAGGGCCCTGGGGAGATGGGAAAGGTGACAGAGCCTCAATGCCCTTTCCTGTCTCTCACGGGTAGGATGGAAGGCAGCCTTTCTCCCAAGCTGGAGGATGATGAAGAATAAAGCATGCGGGCTCTCCAGGTTCAAGCATCCTGTGTCAATTTCCCTTTATCTCTAAGTGATGCATGTTTctttggggggtggggatggggctcTGAGCCCACACGAGTAAAAGCCCAATTTGCTAGGAGATCCACTACCCGGGAATGACAAGGCTCTCTTGGGAGGGTGCGGGTGGGTgctttgaaattaagaaaaatgggGAGGGGCAAGGGGGCTTTGCAGCTGTGAGGACATTGTCTCCATGGGGTGCATTTGTCAGTCACCAGATCCAGAGTGACACCCATCAGGGTCCTGCACGTTCAGGGTTCATTCTAAGGCCTGGAGCTTTGAACATCAGCTTTTTGCTCCAGCCCTTTCtctctgaagttaaaaaaaaaaaaaaacgaataaAGGAAAATCTCCACCCACATCTCTCTGGATGCTCCTGCATAATTGCTTgggcctgggggttggggggaagcgGTGGGGGTGGGTGGCCAAATAGGGAAGGAGGGGTCTCTTGGCTGTGGAATCCAGACCTTGGTTCAGGCTGCATTGTAGGAAGCAAGAAGCAGGGGATCTGCTTGTCTAAACCCACAGGGAAGATCACACAAATGGAATTACTGTGAATTCATTAAATGGAAATTTCGCTGCCAGGCTTGTTCTCGGACTCTGCTTCCCATCTTCTGCTCAGAAACACTTGGTTGTTACCATTGCCGGCTGTAACGAGTCCCACCCACCACCTCCTCCGCTGAGTCACAAGTTGCAGGGCTGGCTTCTTGGGGCAGCCTGAACCTGAGCCTGCCTCTTGCTGCGGCTGCGAAGATCGTGAGCCACGTTGAGCAGGAAGATTACAGATGGGGCCGCTGGGCGGCAGCCAAGGATGCTGCGTCTCAGCTTCTTCAAGAGAGAAACCCGGAGCCAGGCGTCCTGCATGAAGACGTGGATGAGACAGTGGGAGCAAACTGTGCCTCCTGATTCATCCAGACACATCCTTAAAGCAGGTGAATCAGCAGAGCCTCTTCTTGGTCCTTATTTTTCACTGTGGAGTTGCAGCAGGTAGCCTGTTTAGCAAACTTCTGGGCAGCCTCTTTGGGTCTTGGGGAGCTTTTTCTAATCATTAGTATTAGTATTTCCCTCTTGCATTCCATTCCACCCAGTGCATGGGGAGTTGGGGTGGTAAGGGGTGGGGATAGTTAGTTTTCCTTACCCTCTAAAGTGGGGTCACAGGTAAGCTCCAAATCTACTTGAGATGTACATCCCACAAAAGAAAAGCAACTCTTATGGGAGCCTTAAGGAACCCCTACCCACTGGTTCTGCAAAAGGAGGTTTTCCTGTATCTGGTTTGCCTGTGGAAGGCTTCCCTGGGTCTGtcttccccactccctcccccttCAAGGAGGAATCTAGGAGAGGAAATAGGTGAGATGGCCTCTCCCAGGAAATGCAGGTGACCAAGGCTACAGGTGGGTGAGTGGGCGGGTGAATGACCTGCTGAAGTCCCCATAGACTCTCAATGCCATATTGAAAACTGAAGTTGGAGCAAAGTGGGTGGAGACAGGAACGTGAGTGGTGGTGATGCAGACAGAACCGAGGGGAGAGGACTGGGGAGAGGTGAACTCATGGCTGGAGAGGGAAAAGGGGACAGAGAGGTTATCATGGGGGTGGGGGCCACCCTCACCAACATGTCTTTCCCCAGCCCAATCCAGCAGTCACCTGAACAGACTGGCGTCTACAGCAGTGGTCCAGGCAATGGAAACATCCTGGATtagagcagcagcagtggagatggagaaagagacacatatgtgaGATACATTTGTAAAGCAGAAGCCACAGGGCCTGGGATGAGCTGGCTGTAGAGGATGAAGGAGAAATAGAAACTTGGAAGTCACTGGCCTCCAGGGAGATGGGATGGTCTCAGGAAAGAGTGAGTGCAGAGTCAGAGGGAAAGAGGCTTGACATTTCCATGCAGAGGTTGAACAGAGAAGGAACAGTCAAGCCAGTAGAGACATCCGTAAGAGGTAAGTAAGCAATGACCAGAGAAGTAGAAGGCAATCAGAAACTGTGGCATCACAGAAACAAGAGAAGAGTCATCTAAGGAACAGTGGTAGGCTGGACCAAAGCTGTCCAGGAGGTCAGGTGGATGAGGCGTGGAAGGGCCCATTGGATGTAAGATCATGGTGGTCACTGGGGACCACAGTTGGCTGGGGCTGAGCAGTGACCCCCTCTTTTAGAGAAAGCAAATCCTCCCAAGTTTGCTGCAATCCCTGCCACCACTCCCTACTGTCTAAAGCTTGGTCTGAGTCACTTTTGTTTCCCCTGGTTCCTGAAAGTATTTATACCTGCAACACTTGTTCGGGAGCAGTAAGTACTGTATTGcagcatatttatttatgtatttatttatttgtatattgttG includes these proteins:
- the MCHR1 gene encoding melanin-concentrating hormone receptor 1, with the translated sequence MDLEASLLPTGPNASNTSESPDNLTSAGLPPRTGSIAYINIIMPSVFGTICLLGIVGNSTVIFAVVKKSKLHWFSNVPDIFIINLSVVDLLFLLGMPFMIHQLMGNGVWHFGETMCTLITAMDANSQFTSTYILTAMAIDRYLATVHPISSTKFRKPSVATLVICLLWALSFISITPVWLYARLIPFPGGTVGCGIRLPNPDTDLYWFTLYQFFLAFALPFVVITAAYVRILQRMTSSVAPASQRSIRLRTKRVTRTAIAICLVFFVCWAPYYVLQLTQLSLSRPTLTFVYLYNAAISLGYANSCLNPFVYIVLCETFRKRLVLSVKPAAQGQLRAVSNAQTADEERTESKGA